The proteins below are encoded in one region of Ricinus communis isolate WT05 ecotype wild-type chromosome 6, ASM1957865v1, whole genome shotgun sequence:
- the LOC8275297 gene encoding zinc finger CCHC domain-containing protein 10 — protein MSNSHESRLPELPQPRLLRPLYKQMSWSPDTEREENWLRRKSKNSNRRNKSVTADDLEELKGCIELGFGFGHEDNDLDPKLFDALPALGFYCAVNKHYSNSLSRSSSSSSILSDIDTAATSSASSSSSSSSIVDPGDEPEMVKMKLKQWAVVVACSVRQNSGKSD, from the exons ATGTCAAATTCTCACGAATCACGGCTGCCGGAACTGCCGCAGCCGCGGCTGCTCCGCCCGCTGTACAAGCAGATGTCGTGGTCTCCAGACACAGAGAGAGAAGAGAATTGGCTTcgaagaaaatcaaagaacAGCAACCGGCGTAACAAGAGTGTTACGGCTGACGATCTTGAGGAGCTAAAAGGATGTATTGAATTAGGATTCGGATTTGGACATGAAGATAACGATTTGGATCCGAAGCTGTTTGATGCTTTGCCTGCGTTAGGATTTTATTGTGCTGTTAATAAACACTATAGTAACAGTTTGTCCagatcatcatcttcttcgtCGATTTTATCTGATATTGATACTGCTGCAACTAGCAgcgcttcttcttcttcctcctcttcttctataGTCGATCcag GTGATGAACCGGAGATGGTAAAGATGAAATTGAAGCAGTGGGCTGTGGTTGTTGCTTGTTCGGTTCGGCAAAATTCAGGAAAATCAGATTaa
- the LOC8275298 gene encoding cold-regulated protein 27, with protein sequence MEEMEMEMENENLVRNIPSVLTDHQLTAGGAACVSQKLTRSCSDSSAITVDSFKDLGPSTVWTDEKHSLYIDSLEAAFVNQLHHSIALRGSLQEILLGPYSSRALPKNSRNSSHKLMVLRDGSWQNINSRRNKPLLESTADSHYIQEIPCTSHFSSAGKRRIVACHDLHHGGLCSERIHAAGNSPVSCGLARSSGQHPACSLCYCNSDGIALEVSDQNFVDDDGGEKSSCMATVKKLKIVGTDASSYDKIVPLRNSNISEVSTASQACREREEEVHQELLSENPDTFVYPKSDLHYFLRES encoded by the exons ATGGAGGAGATGGAGATGGAGATGGAGAATGAGAATCTCGTGCGGAATATTCCGTCTGTTTTAACGGATCACCAGCTGACGGCTGGTGGTGCTGCCTGCGTTAGTCAAAAGTTGACACGTAGCTGCTCTGATTCTTCTGCCATTACCGTCGATAGTTTTAAGGATTTG GGTCCATCTACAGTGTGGACAGATGAGAAGCATAGCTTATATATTGATTCATTAGAAGCTGCATTTGTTAATCAGTTGCATCATTCCATTGCTTTGCGTGGTAGCTTGCAAGAGATTTTACTGGGGCCATACTCATCCAGGGCTCTGCCAAAAAATAGTCGCAATTCTTCACACAAG TTAATGGTTCTACGAGATGGCTCCTGGCAGAATATCAACTCCAGAAGAAATAAGCCTTTGTTGGAAAGCACAGCCGATTCTCATTATATTCAGGAAATTCCTTGCACAAGCCATTTTTCATCTGCAGGCAAGCGGCGGATTGTGGCATGTCATGATCTACATCATGGTGGACTCTGTAGTGAAAGGATTCATGCAGCAGGAAACTCTCCTGTCTCCTGTGGATTGGCAAGAAGCTCAGGACAACACCCTGCATGTAGTCTGTGCTACTGTAATTCAGATGGCATTGCTTTAG AGGTTTCAGATCAGAACTTTGTAGATGATGACGGAGGAGAAAAGTCAAGCTGCATGGCCACAGTGAAAAAGTTGAAGATAGTTGGAACTGATGCTTCAAGTTATGATAAA ATTGTACCATTGAGGAATTCTAATATCAGTGAAGTATCAACTGCCAGTCAAGCTTGCcgtgaaagagaagaagaggtGCATCAAGAACTGCTGTCAGAAAACCCTGATACTTTTGTCTATCCAAAATCAGATCTCCATTATTTCTTAAGAGAAAGCTAA
- the LOC8275299 gene encoding glycoprotein 3-alpha-L-fucosyltransferase A — translation MGVLANLRGSRTQEALPLSDGSSSSSSSPNSSLLVPNKKKWSNFLPIFIILVVVAEICFLGRLDMANSAALVDWADSLFYNSRPDGNLGLGSEDWQEVTGNVVVKNDKNLELDSCEEWLEKEDSIVYSRDFDKDPVLVIGAEKEWKTCPVGCQFGFDPSKKPDAAFGAANQGGTASVLRSMESSHYYAENNIAQARRRGYNIVMTTSLSSDVPVGYFSWAEYEIMAPMQPKNEKALAAAFISNCGARNFRLQALEALEKANISIDSYGGCHRNRDGRVDKVETLKRYKFSLAFENSNEEDYVTEKFFQSLVAGTIPVVVGAPNIQDYAPAPGSVLHIKELEDAGAVAESMKYLAENIDAYNLSLRWKYEGPSDSFKALIDMAAVHSSCRLCIHLATMIREKEEHSSGFKKRPCKCTKGSETLYHLYVRERGRFKMESIFLRSGSLTLNSLETEVLKKFKSMKHVPIWKQERPESLRGGDDYKVYRIYPVGMTQRQALYTFRFKGDADFQNHLEINPCAKFEVIFV, via the exons ATGGGTGTTTTAGCAAATTTAAGAGGGTCAAGAACTCAAGAAGCATTACCTTTATCAGATGggtcatcatcttcttcatcatctccTAATTCTTCACTTTTAGTTCCTAACAAGAAGAAATGGTCAAACTTTTTgccaatttttattattcttgtgGTTGTAGCCGAGATTTGCTTTTTGGGTCGTCTTGATATGGCTAATAGTGCAGCTTTAGTTGATTGGGCTgatagtttattttataattcacGTCCTGATGGAAATTTGGGTTTAGGTAGTGAGGATTGGCAGGAAGTGACTGGTAATGTTGTTGTGAAGAATGATAAGAATTTGGAATTAGATAGCTGTGAGGAGTGGTTAGAGAAAGAGGACTCAATTGTATACTCGAGGGATTTTGATAAAGATCCTGTCTTGGTTATTGGTGCTGAGAAG GAGTGGAAGACTTGTCCTGTGGGATGCCAGTTTGGATTTGACCCCAGTAAAAAACCTGATGCTGCATTTGGTGCAGCAAACCAAGGTGGAACAGCTAGTGTGCTCCGATCAATGGAATCATCTCATTACTATGCTGAGAACAATATAGCTCAGGCACGACG GAGGGGCTATAATATTGTAATGACAACTAGTCTATCATCAGATGTTCCAGTTGGATACTTTTCATGGGCCGAGTATGAAATCATGGCACCGATGCAACCAAAGAATGAGAAAGCGCTTGCAGCTGCTTTCATTTCAAACTGTGGTGCACGCAACTTTCGCCTGCAAGCTCTTGAGGCACTTGAAAAGGCAAATATCTCAATAGATTCTTATGGTGGTTGCCATCGGAATCGTGATGGAAGAG tGGACAAAGTAGAGACTCTGAAACGCTATAAATTTAGCTTGGCTTTTGAGAACTCAAATGAAGAGGATTACGTCACTGAAAAGTTCTTCCAATCTCTTGTTGCTG GAACCATCCCTGTGGTTGTTGGTGCTCCAAATATACAAGATTATGCTCCTGCACCTGGTTCAGTTTTACATATTAAGGAGCTAGAAGATGCTGGAGCGGTTGCAGAATCTATGAAATACCTTGCAGAAAATATTGATGCATACAATCTCTCATTAAG GTGGAAGTATGAGGGTCCATCCGATTCTTTCAAGGCCCTAATTGATATGGCAGCTGTACACTCGTCATGCCGTCTTTGTATTCACTTGGCAACAATGATTAGGGAGAAGGAGGAGCATAGCTCAGGGTTTAAGAAACGTCCCTGCAAGTGCACTAAAGGCTCAGAGACTCTGTATCATTTATATGTAAGAGAACGTGGAAGGTTTAAGATGGAGTCCATTTTCTTAAG GTCTGGAAGTTTGACCCTGAATTCCCTGGAGACTGAAGTGCTCAAGAAGTTCAAATCTATGAAACACGTACCAATTTGGAAGCAGGAAAGACCTGAAAGCCTCCGAGGAGGAGATGATTATAAAGTCTACAGAATATACCCTGTAGGCATGACGCAGAGACAAGCTCTGTATACATTCAGATTTAAGGGTGATGCTGACTTCCAGAATCACTTGGAAATCAACCCATGTGCGAAATTTGAAGTGATATTTGTCTAG
- the LOC8275300 gene encoding ferredoxin--nitrite reductase, chloroplastic, producing MSSLPSVRLLSPPLSSHSTRPTRSTRIFAAGPTVVQPVEVQVDAERLEPRVEEKDGYFVLKEKFRQGINPQEKVKIEKEPMKLFMENGIEELAKLSMEEIDQNKLTKDDIDVRLKWLGLFHRRKQQYGRFMMRLKLPNGVTTSEQTRYLASVIRKYGKDGCADVTTRQNWQIRGVVLSDVPDILKGLAEVGLTSLQSGMDNVRNPVGNPLAGIDPEEIVDTRPYTNLLTQFLTSNSQGNPAVSNLPRKWNVCVIGSHDLYEHPHINDLAYMPATKDGRFGFNLLVGGFFSAKRCAEAIPLDAWVSADDVIPVCKAVLEAYRDLGFRGNRQKTRMMWLIDEIGLEGFRSEVERRMPQQKLERASSEDLVQKQWERRDYFGVHPQSQEGFSYVGIHIPVGRVQADDMDELARLADTYGSGELRLTVEQNIIIPNIENSKIEALLQEPLLKHKFSPEPPILMKGLVACTGNEFCGQAIIETKARAMKVTEEVQRLVSVTQPVRMHWTGCPNTCGQVQVADIGFMGCMTRDENGKVCEGVDVFLGGRIGSDSHLGDVYKKSVPCKNLVPLVVDILVNNFGAVPREREELED from the exons ATGTCTTCACTTCCTTCTGTTAGACTTCTTTCACCACCCTTATCATCACACTCCACAAGACCAACAAGAAGCACAAGAATCTTTGCTGCTGGTCCTACAGTGGTGCAGCCTGTGGAGGTGCAAGTAGATGCAGAAAGATTGGAGCCTAGAGTTGAGGAGAAAGATGGGTACTTTGTTCTGAAGGAGAAGTTCAGACAAGGTATTAATCCTCAAGAAAAGGTGAAGATTGAGAAAGAACCAATGAAGCTCTTCATGGAAAATGGTATTGAAGAGCTTGCTAAATTATCTATGGAAGAGATTGATCAAAATAAACTTACTAAGGATGATATTGATGTTAGACTTAAGTGGCTTGGTCTCTTTCACAGAAGGAAGCAGCAGT ATGGCCGATTTATGATGAGACTGAAGCTACCAAATGGAGTAACAACGAGTGAGCAAACACGATATTTGGCCAGTGTGATTAGGAAATATGGGAAGGATGGGTGTGCAGATGTTACAACAAGGCAAAACTGGCAAATACGCGGTGTGGTGCTGTCTGATGTGCCAGATATACTTAAAGGTCTTGCTGAAGTTGGCTTGACAAGCTTGCAGAGTGGCATGGACAATGTGAGAAACCCAGTAGGAAATCCTCTTGCAGGAATTGATCCAGAGGAGATTGTCGATACACGACCTTATACCAACTTGTTAACCCAGTTCCTCACGAGCAATTCACAGGGAAATCCTGCTGTTTCTAATTT GCCAAGGAAATGGAATGTATGTGTAATAGGTTCTCATGATCTTTATGAACATCCTCACATCAATGATCTTGCTTATATGCCAGCCACTAAGGATGGACGTTTTGGATTCAATTTGCTGGTTGGTGGGTTCTTTAGTGCCAAACGATGTGCTGAGGCTATCCCTCTTGATGCTTGGGTCTCGGCAGATGATGTTATACCAGTGTGCAAAGCAGTACTAGAGGCGTACCGAGATCTTGGTTTCAGAGGAAACAGGCAGAAAACTAGAATGATGTGGTTGATTGATGAAATT GGACTTGAAGGATTCAGGTCAGAGGTAGAGAGAAGAATGCCACAACAAAAACTAGAGAGAGCATCATCTGAAGATCTGGTTCAGAAGCAATGGGAAAGAAGAGACTATTTTGGTGTTCATCCTCAAAGCCAAGAAGGTTTTAGCTATGTTGGAATCCACATTCCTGTTGGGCGTGTGCAAGCAGACGACATGGACGAACTAGCACGTTTAGCTGATACATATGGCTCTGGGGAACTCAGGCTCACTGTCGAGCAGAACATCATAATTCCCAACATTGAGAACTCAAAGATTGAGGCCTTACTTCAAGAGCCTCTACTGAAGCACAAGTTCTCACCAGAGCCACCTATTCTTATGAAAGGGTTGGTGGCATGTACCGGTAACGAATTTTGCGGGCAAGCTATAATTGAGACAAAAGCTAGAGCCATGAAAGTGACTGAGGAGGTGCAAAGGCTAGTGTCGGTGACTCAACCTGTGAGAATGCACTGGACAGGTTGTCCTAATACCTGTGGTCAGGTGCAAGTAGCTGATATTGGGTTCATGGGTTGCATGACAAGAGATGAAAATGGTAAGGTGTGTGAAGGTGTGGATGTGTTCTTAGGAGGGAGAATTGGAAGCGACTCTCATTTAGGAGATGTTTATAAGAAAAGTGTTCCTTGCAAGAACTTAGTGCCTTTAGTTGTGGACATTTTGGTTAATAACTTTGGAGCTGTCCCCAGAGAAAGGGAAGAGTTGGAGGATTAG